A part of Ziziphus jujuba cultivar Dongzao chromosome 8, ASM3175591v1 genomic DNA contains:
- the LOC107414055 gene encoding ankyrin repeat-containing protein BDA1-like: MGNRLFEAAQTGNIQILHQLLAENPFILHTIELSSQGFNPLDIASTAGHVEFVKGIIRFRPDFAKQVNQDGFSPIHIAAAIGNLEIVREFMKVDRKLCQLEGRNRWTALHYAASRGKVDTIEEMLLACPESIEVVTVQNETALHLAVKNSQFQAINFMVTWVREMKKDEILDMKDEHGNSILHPAAWRKQRHARKISSLLLFFYFIFFF, translated from the coding sequence ATGGGTAACAGGCTATTTGAGGCTGCTCAAACAggaaatatccaaattttgcaCCAACTGCTTGCTGAGAATCCCTTCATACTTCACACAATTGAACTTTCTTCACAAGGCTTCAATCCCTTAGACATTGCTTCCACCGCCGGACATGTTGAGTTTGTTAAGGGGATTATAAGATTCAGACCGGATTTTGCCAAACAAGTGAATCAAGATGGTTTTAGCCCCATCCATATAGCAGCTGCTATTGGTAATTTGGAGATAGTGAGGGAGTTTATGAAAGTTGACCGGAAACTCTGCCAGTTAGAGGGAAGAAATAGATGGACAGCTCTTCATTATGCAGCTAGCAGAGGGAAGGTAGACACAATTGAAGAAATGCTATTAGCTTGTCCAGAGAGCATTGAAGTTGTGACAGTGCAAAATGAAACTGCTTTGCATCTTGCTGTTAAGAACAGCCAATTCCAGGCAATCAATTTCATGGTGACATGGGTCAGAGAAATGAAGAAGGATGAGATCTTAGATATGAAAGATGAACATGGCAATTCAATTCTTCACCCTGCTGCATGGAGAAAACAACGCCACGCAAGGAAAA